In Gymnogyps californianus isolate 813 chromosome 12, ASM1813914v2, whole genome shotgun sequence, the genomic window CCAAAAATTCCATATATTCAAAtcacaattttcttctttataaactagttcatttttgtttcagtaaacGTTGCTTTCACTGTGCCGACCAACTGGATATTCTTAAAGCTGTGTCCAAAATAAGTAGAGATTTCATGGTCTTTTGAGGTAAAGCCTCATAAACAGGCTCATTTCTTTCTACGCTTCTTCTCCATTTTGTATTAAAGGATTCGGTCACTCAGGATGTGGTAGCTGAGTCCTGTACTCCATTTCTGATGGCAAAGTTAACTCCCTAGAAGAATTAGCAAAGCTGATTGCAAGCCAACCTGTAAGGCAGgtcaatacagaaaataattagattCACATTTGTGCAAATGTATAGCCTGAAAATCACAAGAGAAAATCAGCatgaaaaaagtctttcaaattTTCTTGAGGTGGAATGTGAGTTACTACAACATGGGCACCTGAGAAAATAAGGGCTAGGATTACAGAGGTAATAATGTGAAGTTAAAGGAAAGTGTTGAAAGTGTTTTTCACGTGGAGGGGAAGCTTCTTCCCTTTACATTCCAAGGTGCAGGAAGCATTTGAGAAAAATTGTAAtgctagtatttttttaaattccaaacaTTTAACCAGCAATTGATAGATTAAAAGCCATTAAGAGATGAGcgaagagaaacatttttgccTGGTCTGTCACACCATGCggagaagcagagcagaactATACATTGCTGCAATGACCAGGATTGAGAAGTAGGAGCCTTATCAGGAGATTCACGCTATTTAGGAGAACGATGGGCTGACGTCACAGCACAACAACAGAATGAATCAAGTCTGCATGCGACAGCTGTTACTACACTTTTATTTAACTTTACTTAGCATTCTCAAGTATTTCCTTGTAACAGGGATAGAACTCCCCTCTATTTCTAGCTGACTGACAACACCATGACAGACTGCGAACTGCTTGTGACTACAAAGTTTCCTCTTCATCCCTAAACTAGACACAGTTACAATACATTGACTGCTGATCTTGGCTGAGCTCTGCCTACCTTATCGCTTTGTTGGCTTATAACCCCTATAGCAATAAACTACACAAATgagcaaaataaacattctttTGGCTGATAACAGAGTGCATGTAAGCACGATGCTGAAATGTGATGGAAACTAAGAGCAAAGGAGCAGCACGCTCACAACTTTATTCTGTTCCAATACCCTCACCATGTGGAGCTGGATAGGAACCTAAACTTGCCAACTTGTCCATCCCCTAGAACAGCTACGCTTAGAGTTACTCCCCAGTTTTTCTGAAGTGAGGGTACCCCAGACGGAGCCATGGGAACTCCGCAGAGACCGCCGGCTGAGAGAGGCTCAGAGAGCATCGGCGTGGAGGCTGCGGGCAGCCTCGCCCCGCGGCTTCGGGCCACCGGGCAGCCGAGGAGCCATCCCGTTCAGGGAAGCTCTGCCCGTACCGCGGAAGGGGACGCCGGccgctgctcctgcccagcgcGCCACAGCCAGCGAACAAGTGAACTCATCGATTCTGTGCCCGTTACCGCGGGTCGTTAGCGCCGCCCCGGCGAGAGCAGCCGGGCGCCGTgcggggcagcgccgccgcTCCCAACCTGCCCCCCGGCCGGGAGAGGCTGAGGCGGAGCGACAGCCGGCCGGAGAGTGGGGAGAGCCCCGCGCAGCAGCCGCCCGGAGCGCGGCGGCAGACGAGGCAGCCCCAGAGACGagggggagcgagcgagcacCGGGAACGGCGACCGGGTGCTGCAGGCCCAGGTgctgcccgccccgctccgcgccccccGAAGCTTGACAGCACCGCGCTCCCCCCAGCCCGCGCACAGAAACggcgcagcagcagcagcagcgccgcCGTCCCActctcctccccccgcccgccgcgctcACCgtgccgccgccaccgccgccgccgccgggcctGCCGCCGCCATTTTGTGCACTGTTTACCACAGCGCTCTCGCGAGAGCCCCATAGCGGCCTGGGGGGCGGGCGCATGCGCACGGCGCGGAGGGGATGTGCGGCAGTGCGCATGTGCGGCGGCGGGCCCGAGCCTGAGTCCGGCGGGAACGGACAGCGGCGTGGAGACGCTTCCCGCTGGAGTCGGTAAGGACGGCGCGCAGCAGCCGCCTTCTGCAGAAGGTTGTTTGAGAAGCTGATTATTCAGATGTGGCTGAGTGGGGGTCTAACTCCTGCAAAGAAAACTTGAGACGTGGATGTTACCGACAGGGACGGGCAGGCAGCGCCGGACGAGCGTGAGGGAGAGGTGGGAGTAGAAACGTTCTACAGCTTCACATTGCTCAACCTTCATTTAagcttttgctaaaaataaatgtatttgtttaaatcCCGTTTGCAAACGGGCATAAGTCATTACGGGCAACACCTAATACCTATTTTTATACTGCACAATTGAAGCAAACAGCTTTCGGGGCCAGCTGAGGCTGGGGTCAGCTAACAGGAGGTCAGCGGCAGACAAAACCACTTAATGGTCCCTGCCCCTGATAGCCCCCCGACTGCTCCCCatcttctcccccttccttcccccccaaaaaaccctgaGAATATGGGGTTCCAGCAACAGAACAGTAACAAAGTGTCAAGGGAGGGAGCTCCTTCATTATAAAAATCACAGCCTGTATTTCCCTCTAGACAATAAATTCAAGCATCAGTATCTTCCTACGTGGCCCAGCAATATACTGGGTACCTCAACAGAGCATTCAGCCATGAAGGCTGGGGGCAGTTTCACTATATTAAACATCTGAAATtactggtttgggttttggggttggtttgttttgttttttttttttttaaagagctctAATCAGCATTTCACATGATACAACTTAGAATTAAGTTATTTACAAACAGATTTGTACCCAGTCTCTGACTGGATGGAGATGAGTACTAAATTATTCTCTACAAAACCTACTCATAAAAGCTTTGTGGGGGACATCGCTATTAGAAGTCCAGGTTCTAACATCACCAGTCCAGAGGTACTGTGGAGAAGCAACAGATAACCACTTTGTAATCATGACTGCATTATTCAGCAACACAATGCAACTGTTGTACGTCCTCCAGTAGGGATTTCAGGGAGCAAGCTAGTGTAGTATACTCACCTCCCATTGTCACCATCAGGAAATACAGCACCGTGACATTCAAGCAACAAATACTACCACAAATGAGGGGAGGACTGCTGCTATGTATAAGATACTGCATAGGTATTTCATGGGTTTGATATTTCAGTATAACATTACAGAAGCAGTACTAACGAGCCCATgataatacaaaatacaaaaagattgAGAACATTCTTCCTAAGTCATGTCCCTCTTTCAGGTAGCAATTATACGTACACAGAAAGGACAGCTTTCCTGACTCTGAGATGTAGAGCCTGCAACACATATCAGCAGTGTATGATACCAGATGACTTCTAGTAAGTACATATGCATAAACGTATTTATCTAAACAGAAGCATCAAAATCATACAGCATCAAAACTTCAgtaagttttttttattatcttagGAAACcaatcagtatttttaaatcaaaacattattccttcattatttttctttagctaatgtgtttttacattttttgttcaaTTCTCCAGCCGTATTTCAGATTGCTGAAGGAATATTTAAAGTATTATCAAGATCATTCACAGTTGGAATAAGCAAGTATATAAGCTTATCTCCAAATTCCTTTACAGCTCTGTAAGAccttttcagtcatttaaacAACCTCCAAGTCACTAGTACCTTGCCATATACCTTAATTTTGAGAAGTTCCTTAAATAACATCATTCAAAAGCAACAACATTTGCACTTAAAACATACAAACATCTGCcatgagaagacagaaaagctaCGCAAAACTACATAGTAAACTTAATACAGTTGACTGGGATTGTCTTTTTGAACAGCATGATTTTTTGGGGGCCCATTTCTGACAGATTTGGAGAATTCTCAAATTCTGTCAACTTTGCAAGTTGACATCATGTAGCGCTATGCAAGAGACAGTCATTTACTGTCAGAACTAAAACTATACCTGCTCCTGCCCAATTACCTTGGAGAGAAAGTGAACAGAGATTAACCTCAACGGGATCAGCTCTGTTGTGGAGGAAAGCAGTGGAGGAGCTATTTAATACAAGGATACAGAGAGGATCCAGACTTCTGATGTCTAGGTTACACGAAGCTTGTTTAGCCAGGTATGGATAGGTTACAGTAAGTCCACCAAGGTTCACTAAACATTTTTGCAGCACTTTAATCAGAATATAGTACTCGTTACACAGGACATCTGGATACTCCTATTTCACTTTGCTTGTTAAAGCTTCCTTGCGTACAATTCtgcaaaaatacattgcaaacCATGCCCAGATCCATTCAGGTAGGCACTCACCCAACGTGAACTGTGGAGAGGCACAGCAagacaagagaagagaaaaagaagaaaggaagagacagaTTAAGATATATTccattaaataaacaaacagttTCTCAAATTACCACTAAAGCAAGGCAAAACCTGCTTGAACATCAGCAACTAAGCCTTAAATTCAACTCCTTGGAAGTAAATATATTTAGCCATTTTGGAAGTAGTACCCACAGCTGAACAGTGAAGTTCTGCAAATAAATCCTGAACTACTTTGTTCAAGTTCGCAACAGCAATACTGTCCACTTCCTTTAATTACCACATCTGGCCAGAATCCTTCCCGtctcttttattccttttggaCTAATCCCCTCTTCTTCAATTCCTTCTACTCGACCCAATGCTATAGAAAGCCACTAGGTAGGACACATGAAATGTGACCAATGTTCATAAAATTACTTTGGAGCCCACAGTCTGCCCCCAAAAATGAAAACCTAACGTATGGAGGACCTGCTTCCAGGTAGCTTAGGATAAAAAtgtggactttttttctttttctgctattaTTCCGTCCTCCCTGCCCACTCTTCCCCAAAGCAGAAATACGCTCAATAAATTAAGATTGAAAAAAGCTACTTCTGTTCATAGAAGACAGTGAAATGCTTGCCCAGTCAGCAACACCCCAAGTGAAATGAGATACTCTGCGCTTTTGAATAAAAAGTTGTCTCCTTCCCATTTTTGCTGCGCATTTCAAGTGGGAATTGGATTCAATCTCTCATTCTAAAAATAAGCATGCCCTAGCAGAATTTTCTAAAGCAGAATTAGTGAGAAAATATGGCACAATGCCTTTAAGTCCTACAATATATATTGCACTTTTTCCAAATACGAGCATAGTTTCCATTCAGACTCCTAAGAAAGTGAACAGCTTATTTACTTCTATTGACAAACATGAAATAGTTTAATGAATTCTGTTACCTTTATTGCGTGCTTCCAGTAACCAGTAGTCCTTGTGGATAACCCAAGAGTAGAAACAGCATGACTTGCATATtcttcagcagaaggaaaaaagaaggatcTCTTTgatgcagtgctgctgcatgcTACTTTTCTTGTAGTAATTATGAATGGGGTTAAACTCTGAACAAAAATTCCTTTTGAGGCATACTCATAATGTAGTGCTCTACTGAAATAGTCCAAGTAGGTCTAGaaagacaaaagcttttttttaaaaacaatcaagtCTTAGGGCAGAGTTTTATTAGAATTACAGAAAAGTTGTAGCATATTTTATACatcagctaaaaaaataaaaccttgaataaatagtataaaaatataaatttctaAAGCATTACCAACGTTTCTATTTGTTGTTACTTGTTTGCTAAAAACCTGCAACAGTACAGTAACTTGCAGGACAGAGCGACTGCTTAACTCTGATGTGAATTTAACAAACAATCTGACaatttctgcttaaaaacaatacagaaacatttatttcatgtaaaaCAAACACCTTGTTTAGTTTGGGGGCATTTCAGGGGACACTCCAATGCTAACTATACATACTACTGtcaaaaggacaaaataaagtcccattttttaatacatttacagGTTAATTTCATACTCAACTGATCTTCCCCAGAAGCTAGGTTAATTACTTCCTGCAACTCCCTTGTGCAAAATTAAACATGCATTTGTTATGTATATCTGTATTATCTCCTTTAGTTCACTTTACTTTTACAGAATAACATAAAAAAGCATAAGCCTGAGATTGCTGGAATcaaacagacaggaaaatgaGCATGGCTCAGTCTTATCAAGGCAGCAAGACTGATGCCATGCTGAAACTACTGCTGGTCCGCACAGCCAGTTACCCCcgagaaagaacattttagacTCAGCTTGTGAGTGAACGGTTTCTGCTCCCAAATGGCCTCGCAAAAGCTCCATTCCCAGCCAACTGTTGAGAGAGCATCTTCTACAAATGCTCTTAAACTGCTTAAGgagaacaaacaaaccaaaccaaccactTCAAACACCATACACTGTTAACGCACAAAGAGGCTTAGGAGGCTAGAGCAGCTTGTTCCCACTTCTGTGCAAATGTAACTGTACAGAGGCCAGGCTTTAAACTGGATTGCTGATCCAGGATTTGGATTAATGACGGCAGCTAAAGGAAGAAACTTTGGTGCActgggttttgttctgttctttttcattcagGCCTTTTAATTGTTTTAGTTCCAAGTGCAGTTCTATATACACTTAGCATAACCAAGGGGGGAGATACTCTGCAACAGGAACAGGAACCTTAAGCCAGTTTCcacactgaagaaaatctgtaagGAGTTTTATACCTTGGGGTAATAAGAGCTGGTTTTGCTCCAGGCAAAAGGAAGTACTCGCAAGAGCTATCCCAGGAGCAAGGCTGCACAGGGGTTAGGCTACAGCAGAGGGCAGCCACTGACCACTGAGAGCAATAACCACTTGTGTTTAGACACCAGATCTAAGCAAGATCCTTCTACAATCTCGGTTGCTTTTGTGGATTCCTCAGCAAGTCATCCAGTGTAAATCCGCATCCCCACGTGCATTCATACTTCCAGCATCACCCAGCTGCCCCATCCTATTCATTATTGACTGGATCTCCTCAGGAAGAATAATTATGGGGGGGAAAGTTCTTTTCACTTCTCCCCAAATATGGCACAGACAATGGTGTAAGAAGCCTTCTGCCCCTTGGTGTTAGGTGAAGCAGTGGCTTGATTTGGCCACAGCCCTTGTCACAGTGGCGGCTTGAGCATGAGTATAGCCCCTCTTGCTACCAAATACTAGTGTGTAAGTGGCTTGAGGTATGTCTGCACAGTTCagctgaagaagagagaaattaaattcttgACCCTTTCAATGGGTCATAGAACTGCCACTTTGCTTTGCATATCATTCCTCCGAGGAAGGTAACATTTTTCCTAGAACTACTGTTATGCCACAGTTCACACATAATCCAAGTAGCACTGACTTTGGTTCAAAGCCCAGTATTGGTGAGAATAAAGAGTTTACTGCCTATTACATGTAACATTCACCTCTGATATTTGAACAAATCCCTAGAAAACTTTCAAGTATCTTTTGACATCCTTGTTGAATGTGTTTACAACCAACCAACCTATAACGCATCTACTTTTCAGTGCATACCATTAAACATTACAGCCCAACTTACTTTAGAGGCTCCATAGATTGTCAACATTGGTGTCGGCTGACAACAGGATGCAGAAGAAACATTCACAATTgcccctttcttcttctgtaccaTGCCTGGCAGCACGATATGCATCATCATGTTAGCAGAAGCAATATTTATGTTGATCATGTCCCACAGCATATCCTCAGACAGGTTGGTAAAATAGTCCGGGTAGGGATAAAACATTCCTACATTATTCACCAAAATGCcaatttctctgtctttcagagCCTTCTTAATGGCTGGGTAAGGCTCACGCCCCTTGCTGAAGTCAGCTACTATGAAATCTGTTTCCACTTTATAAGTTTCAGATATGCTTCTAGATACAGCCtccagcttttctttgtttcgGCTGATTAAGATGATGTTGACACCACGCTTTGCCAGTTCTTCAGCATACGCCTTCCCGATACCATCTGTGCTACctgtaatagaaaataaaaaaacaaggTGAAAAtcagagcagccccagccttCTCTTTTGCCAGTTCTTTGAATTATAGCTTTATTCCCTTCTCTGAAGGTCACGTGGCACTGAATATGGTGATCTCAAAACCACGACAATAAAGACAACgttgtcatagaatcatagaatcatttaggttggaaaagacctttaagatcatcaagtccaaccgttaacctagcactgccaactccaccactaaaccatgtccctaagcaccacatctacacatcttttaaatacctccagggatggtgactcaaccacttccctgggcagcctgttccaatgcttgacaacccttccggtgaagaaatttttcctaatatccaatctacACCTCCCgtggcacaacttgaggccatttcctcctgccctattgcttgttacttgggagaagagaccaacacccacctcgctccAACCTCCTTTGAGGTAGTTgcagagagcgataaggtctcccctcagcctccttttctccacgctaaacaaccccagtttcctcagccactcctcataaggcttgttctccagacccttcaccagcttcgttgctctttggacacactccagcacctcagtgtctttcttgtagtgaagggcccaaacctgaacacagtatttgaggtgtgccctcaccagtgccgagtacagggggacgatcactgccctagtcttgctggccacactatttctgatacaagccaggatgctattggccttcttggccacctgggcacactgctgtctcatattcagctggctgtcaaccaacacccccaggtcgttttccgccgggcagctttccagccactcttccccaagcctgtagtgttccatggggttgttgtgacccaagtgcaggacccggcactgagccttgttgaacctcatacaattggcctcggcccatcgatccagcctgtccacacccctctgcagagccttcctaccctcaagcagatcaacactcctgcccaacttggtgttgtctgcagacttactgagggtgcactcaattcCCTCAcccagatcattgataaagatattaaacagaactgaccccaatactgagccccagggaacaccacttgtgactggctgccaactggatttaactccattcaccacaactctttgtgcccggccatccagccagttttttacccagcgaagagtatgcccatccaagccatgagcagccagtttctccaggagaatgctgtgggaaa contains:
- the HSDL1 gene encoding inactive hydroxysteroid dehydrogenase-like protein 1; protein product: MAAVDRFYLLYREISRSCNFYIEALAIVGAWYTVRKCVSLAFDAYSMLRLHIIPKLGGEIDLVKQYGKWAVVTGSTDGIGKAYAEELAKRGVNIILISRNKEKLEAVSRSISETYKVETDFIVADFSKGREPYPAIKKALKDREIGILVNNVGMFYPYPDYFTNLSEDMLWDMININIASANMMMHIVLPGMVQKKKGAIVNVSSASCCQPTPMLTIYGASKTYLDYFSRALHYEYASKGIFVQSLTPFIITTRKVACSSTASKRSFFFPSAEEYASHAVSTLGLSTRTTGYWKHAIKFTLGWLAISFANSSRELTLPSEMEYRTQLPHPE